In the bacterium genome, one interval contains:
- the csrA gene encoding carbon storage regulator CsrA encodes MLILTRKVGESIAIGDEVVIKILDVRGKQVRLGVQAPAYTSVHRKEIYERIQKENKEAAQAVPADLSMAATMLKLDRKGKATRDDL; translated from the coding sequence ATGTTGATTCTGACCAGGAAAGTTGGAGAGAGCATCGCCATAGGCGATGAGGTGGTCATAAAGATCCTGGATGTTCGCGGTAAGCAGGTGAGGCTGGGTGTCCAGGCCCCGGCTTATACCTCTGTGCACAGAAAGGAGATCTACGAGCGAATCCAGAAAGAAAACAAGGAGGCTGCCCAGGCCGTACCGGCGGATCTGAGTATGGCTGCAACCATGCTAAAGCTTGACAGGAAAGGGAAGGCGACCCGGGATGATCTTTGA
- the flgK gene encoding flagellar hook-associated protein FlgK, giving the protein MAGIQSVLDIGQWALHAQQLGMAVTAHNVANVNTQGYSRQRLILEPATPENYQPGQIGRGVRAASIERVYDRFLGIQLRSELSAKGSLQAQSCYYKQLESIFSGLSDTDLGSELRAFWSAWEELSVHPEGTTERVAVREAAVQVSSRIRGLRDKLVGLQEQLNRSVRLSVDRVNELASQISQLNLQIKRSEGSGQNANDLRDMRDKALDELAGLMEVQYWETEDGFSVVGPGGVALVEGPNHWSLTTQTADTGLEQVFWQSSSGVLVPMTDKIRAGSIGGMLRLGQEVVSREMDRLQNLSQELIWSVNRQLATSSGKSPFSSLWGQAASDPSRPLSDSGLRFGDRIEDGEIHIWLYDEGNPPTALGVIQVSVVAGSTTLQDLVDQIQSHPSNGGRLQASVSAEGKLILDASEGFGFAISQDTSNALAALELNTLFTGSGSQDIRVSEAVMQDARLIGAGRVQDADGTFTPGDNKAALDVLALRDAPLLDGESLERAWATAVSGLGVEASGAYRVADYQDQVVEQLEQQRSSTSGVNLDEEMIMLLEYQWAYQAAARLIQTGRDMMQSLIEMMR; this is encoded by the coding sequence ATGGCTGGCATCCAATCGGTATTGGACATAGGACAGTGGGCCCTTCATGCTCAACAACTGGGCATGGCCGTGACAGCTCACAATGTGGCCAATGTCAACACCCAAGGCTACAGCCGCCAGAGGCTCATACTGGAGCCTGCCACCCCCGAGAACTATCAACCCGGTCAGATAGGAAGAGGGGTCAGGGCTGCCAGCATAGAGAGGGTTTACGATAGGTTCCTGGGCATTCAGCTCAGAAGCGAGCTCAGCGCCAAGGGGAGCCTGCAGGCGCAGTCTTGTTATTACAAGCAATTGGAATCCATTTTCTCTGGGCTTTCAGACACAGACCTGGGATCCGAGCTCAGGGCCTTCTGGTCGGCATGGGAGGAGCTGTCCGTCCACCCAGAAGGCACCACCGAGAGGGTGGCTGTCAGGGAGGCCGCTGTGCAGGTGTCATCCAGAATAAGAGGCCTCAGGGATAAACTGGTGGGGTTGCAGGAGCAATTGAATCGCTCTGTCAGGCTCTCGGTGGACAGAGTAAATGAGCTGGCCTCACAAATCTCACAGCTGAACCTTCAGATCAAAAGAAGCGAGGGCTCGGGTCAAAACGCCAATGATCTCAGAGATATGCGCGATAAGGCCTTGGATGAGCTGGCCGGTTTGATGGAGGTACAATACTGGGAAACAGAGGATGGTTTTTCCGTTGTAGGGCCAGGTGGGGTGGCCTTGGTGGAAGGCCCCAATCACTGGAGCCTCACCACCCAGACAGCGGACACAGGCCTGGAGCAGGTTTTCTGGCAAAGCTCCTCAGGCGTGCTGGTGCCCATGACCGACAAGATTAGGGCCGGCTCCATAGGCGGCATGCTTAGGCTGGGGCAGGAGGTGGTCTCCAGGGAAATGGATAGATTGCAAAACCTTTCCCAGGAACTCATCTGGAGCGTTAACAGGCAACTGGCCACCTCCTCTGGCAAGAGCCCTTTTAGCTCCTTGTGGGGTCAGGCAGCGAGCGATCCTTCAAGGCCCCTTTCGGACTCAGGCCTCAGATTTGGGGACAGGATAGAAGATGGTGAAATCCACATCTGGTTATATGACGAGGGAAATCCTCCCACTGCCTTGGGTGTGATCCAGGTCAGCGTGGTGGCTGGCTCCACGACCCTTCAGGACCTGGTGGATCAGATTCAAAGTCACCCTTCCAACGGAGGGAGGCTTCAGGCTTCTGTTTCGGCCGAGGGAAAATTGATTCTGGATGCCTCGGAAGGCTTTGGCTTTGCCATTTCCCAGGACACCTCAAATGCCCTGGCTGCCCTGGAGCTCAACACCCTCTTTACTGGATCGGGCAGTCAAGACATCAGGGTCTCAGAGGCTGTGATGCAAGATGCCAGACTCATAGGGGCTGGCCGGGTGCAGGATGCGGACGGCACATTTACACCAGGAGACAACAAGGCCGCCCTGGATGTGCTGGCTCTCAGGGACGCTCCGCTTCTGGACGGCGAGAGCCTGGAGCGGGCCTGGGCCACTGCCGTCTCCGGGCTGGGTGTGGAGGCTTCTGGAGCTTACAGGGTGGCAGATTACCAGGATCAGGTGGTGGAGCAGCTAGAGCAACAACGCTCCTCCACATCGGGAGTGAACCTGGATGAGGAAATGATAATGCTTCTGGAATACCAGTGGGCATATCAGGCAGCCGCCCGCCTCATACAAACTGGAAGGGACATGATGCAGAGTCTCATCGAGATGATGCGCTGA
- a CDS encoding NAD(P)-dependent oxidoreductase yields MNEPIRLLNLEPEGYCEEARKILREFAHVEERALSPQELAHDICNYDGVILRLGYSIGAELLSRKGKLRVIGTPTTGLDHIDVEEARRQGIQVLCLRGETEFLDTVRATAEHTLALTLALMRRIPWAHASVLDGVWDRDLFRGHELAGKKFGILGLGRLGKLVASCVMALGMEVLAFDVREGISVPGVKMVSKESLFRQCHVISVHVPLGPETVGLVGSRELAWMRPDAFLINTSRGAILDEQALLSALENGRIAGAALDVLCEEPRLGKRWERLPPLVSYAREHKNLLLTPHLGGATHESMAKTEIFLAKKIRAYFQIPLENAAGGKT; encoded by the coding sequence ATGAATGAGCCCATAAGGCTTCTGAATCTGGAGCCAGAAGGCTACTGCGAGGAGGCCAGGAAAATCCTTCGGGAGTTCGCTCATGTGGAGGAAAGAGCCCTTTCGCCCCAGGAGCTGGCCCATGACATATGCAATTACGACGGTGTGATCCTCAGATTGGGGTACAGCATTGGAGCGGAGCTGCTTTCCCGCAAAGGAAAGCTCAGGGTCATAGGAACTCCGACCACGGGCCTGGACCACATAGATGTGGAAGAAGCCCGGCGACAGGGGATTCAGGTTCTTTGTCTCAGAGGGGAAACGGAGTTCCTGGATACAGTGCGTGCCACCGCAGAGCATACCCTGGCCCTAACCCTGGCCCTCATGAGGCGAATCCCCTGGGCTCATGCATCAGTGCTGGATGGGGTTTGGGACAGGGATCTTTTCCGTGGGCATGAGCTGGCAGGGAAAAAATTCGGCATATTGGGTTTGGGAAGGCTTGGGAAACTCGTAGCCTCCTGTGTCATGGCCCTGGGCATGGAGGTTCTGGCCTTTGATGTGCGAGAAGGCATTTCAGTGCCTGGAGTGAAGATGGTCTCCAAGGAGAGCCTTTTCAGACAATGCCATGTGATCTCCGTGCATGTGCCCCTTGGCCCCGAGACAGTGGGGCTGGTGGGCTCCAGAGAGCTGGCCTGGATGAGACCAGATGCCTTTTTGATCAACACCAGCCGTGGAGCTATCTTGGACGAGCAGGCGCTTCTAAGCGCCTTGGAAAATGGTCGAATTGCAGGAGCTGCACTGGATGTGCTTTGTGAAGAGCCAAGGCTCGGGAAAAGGTGGGAGAGACTCCCCCCATTGGTGAGCTATGCCAGAGAGCACAAGAACCTCCTTCTGACTCCTCACCTGGGTGGGGCCACCCATGAATCCATGGCCAAGACCGAGATCTTCCTGGCCAAAAAGATAAGGGCATACTTCCAGATTCCCTTGGAAAATGCGGCCGGCGGTAAGACATGA
- the flgM gene encoding flagellar biosynthesis anti-sigma factor FlgM: MKINGSDGYTPIQNLIQRVKSQQDIKGSQPQAQGQTVGEKVEISPQAREIQKLKEILEQMPEVRLERVEELKSMIQEGKYKVDLEKLSDRILEALLLGEI; this comes from the coding sequence ATGAAAATAAACGGAAGTGACGGGTACACGCCCATACAAAACCTTATCCAACGGGTCAAATCACAGCAGGATATCAAGGGCTCCCAGCCCCAGGCGCAGGGCCAGACCGTAGGGGAAAAGGTGGAGATATCCCCCCAGGCCAGGGAGATCCAGAAGCTCAAAGAGATCCTGGAGCAGATGCCCGAGGTAAGGCTTGAGAGGGTGGAGGAGCTCAAGAGCATGATTCAGGAGGGAAAGTATAAAGTGGATCTGGAGAAGCTGTCCGACCGGATCCTGGAAGCACTCCTCTTGGGGGAGATCTGA
- a CDS encoding acylneuraminate cytidylyltransferase family protein has protein sequence MDSTTKSSHILGVIPARGGSRGIPLKNIRPLLGKPLILYTIEAAKKAKGMDACLVSTDSQEIARISQEAGAWVPFLRPAELATDESPTWCTLMHAILYYEQISGCMVDSVVTLQPTTPLRLPEDIEGAIRTFKEAQPQADSLISACEADHMHPLTLYRRDGPWLRPFLPGENHTRRRQEWEKIYWRNGAVYISKRDLVMEGHRVVGDQPLLYEMPSIRSVSIDTEEDLELAELRLRYSAPDPVRGNRNE, from the coding sequence ATGGACTCAACCACGAAAAGCAGCCACATTTTGGGGGTAATCCCGGCCAGAGGCGGCTCTCGGGGAATTCCCCTCAAGAACATTCGTCCTCTGCTGGGCAAGCCCCTGATTCTATACACCATCGAGGCAGCTAAGAAAGCCAAGGGCATGGATGCCTGTCTGGTATCCACTGATTCCCAGGAGATAGCCCGCATTTCTCAGGAAGCAGGGGCATGGGTCCCCTTTCTGAGGCCGGCAGAACTTGCAACCGATGAGTCCCCCACCTGGTGTACCTTAATGCATGCGATTCTCTATTATGAGCAGATCAGTGGCTGCATGGTTGATAGCGTTGTCACGCTGCAGCCCACAACTCCCTTGAGGCTGCCCGAGGACATCGAGGGAGCCATAAGAACCTTCAAAGAGGCTCAACCCCAGGCCGACTCTCTTATTTCAGCGTGCGAGGCGGACCACATGCACCCCCTGACCCTATACAGGCGGGATGGGCCATGGCTCAGGCCCTTTTTGCCCGGGGAAAACCACACCAGGCGAAGACAAGAGTGGGAGAAGATCTACTGGAGAAATGGAGCTGTTTATATCTCCAAGAGGGATCTTGTTATGGAGGGCCACAGGGTTGTGGGAGACCAGCCCCTTCTCTATGAGATGCCTTCCATTCGCTCGGTGAGCATAGACACAGAAGAAGACCTGGAGTTGGCTGAATTGCGCCTTAGGTACTCAGCCCCTGACCCGGTGAGGGGGAACAGGAATGAATGA
- the neuC gene encoding UDP-N-acetylglucosamine 2-epimerase, translated as MKKRILAVVASRANYGRIKSVLQAVKDHPDLELQLVVGASALLFRFGSAIEVIRRDGFEPSATVYCVVEGETPTTMAKSTGMAIIELATLFENLKPHRVITVADRYETLATAVAASYMNIVLAHTQGGELTGSIDESVRHAITRLAHIHFPATEQAMERLIDMGEDPESVFWVGCPSLDLIPRTDLSINGLFDRYTGVGAPLDPSKPYLVVVQHPVTTEYGHAWDQIWETLRAISRLKMQTVWLWPNVDAGSDDISKGLRVFREQYNPDYIHFYRNFSPEDYLKLINNCACLVGNSSSAIREGAFLGVPAVNVGTRQQGRERGPNVVDVGYDEGEILKAIKRQMEHGKYAPDYTYGDGHAGERIAKILAQYEPSVQKRLHVARWSSWTQPRKAATFWG; from the coding sequence ATGAAGAAGAGGATTTTGGCTGTGGTGGCCAGCCGTGCCAATTACGGCCGTATCAAGAGCGTGCTCCAGGCCGTAAAAGATCACCCGGATCTAGAGCTGCAGCTTGTGGTGGGGGCTTCAGCTCTGCTGTTTCGTTTCGGTAGCGCCATAGAGGTCATAAGGCGCGATGGTTTCGAGCCCTCTGCCACCGTGTACTGTGTGGTGGAAGGGGAGACGCCCACGACCATGGCCAAGTCCACGGGCATGGCCATCATAGAACTGGCCACCCTTTTTGAAAACCTCAAGCCCCATCGGGTCATCACCGTGGCCGATCGCTACGAGACCCTGGCCACAGCCGTGGCAGCCAGCTACATGAACATAGTTCTGGCCCACACCCAGGGAGGGGAGTTGACCGGATCCATAGACGAGAGCGTGCGCCACGCCATCACCCGTTTGGCTCACATCCACTTCCCGGCCACCGAACAGGCCATGGAAAGGCTCATAGATATGGGGGAAGACCCGGAAAGTGTTTTCTGGGTCGGGTGTCCGTCTCTGGACTTGATACCTCGGACGGACCTAAGCATCAACGGCCTCTTCGATCGCTACACAGGGGTAGGAGCACCGTTGGATCCAAGCAAGCCTTACCTGGTGGTTGTTCAGCATCCGGTCACCACCGAGTATGGTCATGCCTGGGACCAGATATGGGAAACCCTCAGAGCCATCTCCCGGCTCAAGATGCAGACAGTGTGGCTTTGGCCCAATGTAGATGCTGGCTCGGATGACATCTCCAAAGGCCTTAGGGTTTTCCGCGAGCAATACAATCCGGATTACATCCACTTTTACAGGAACTTTTCCCCTGAGGATTACCTGAAACTCATCAACAACTGCGCCTGTCTGGTGGGTAACAGCAGCAGCGCCATACGTGAAGGGGCCTTTCTGGGAGTTCCTGCAGTCAACGTGGGAACCCGGCAACAGGGAAGGGAGAGGGGGCCCAATGTAGTGGATGTAGGATATGACGAGGGCGAAATACTCAAAGCCATCAAGCGGCAGATGGAGCACGGAAAGTATGCGCCGGATTACACCTATGGGGATGGTCATGCAGGGGAAAGAATAGCAAAAATACTGGCCCAGTACGAACCATCAGTTCAGAAAAGACTTCACGTGGCAAGGTGGAGTTCATGGACTCAACCACGAAAAGCAGCCACATTTTGGGGGTAA
- the flgN gene encoding flagellar export chaperone FlgN — MSGVEIGRDLLGQLRLESNHLREERELLLKERDCLIRQDLDGILEILKEKETLQLKGRILEESRVAMRERIKGVVQATEGESLFQKLLDVMESSYREQLVDSREELEKLVGEVEYLSAGNQYLIRSTLGRIEGAIELLTGWESRGFSHYTMEGRLEASGLSKSTLLQEA; from the coding sequence ATGAGCGGGGTGGAGATCGGAAGAGATCTCTTGGGTCAACTGAGGCTTGAAAGTAACCACCTCAGAGAAGAGCGCGAGCTGCTTCTCAAGGAGCGAGACTGTCTCATACGGCAAGACCTGGACGGGATCCTGGAAATCCTGAAGGAAAAGGAGACCCTTCAGCTCAAGGGCAGGATCCTGGAGGAATCCAGGGTTGCCATGAGGGAGCGCATAAAGGGGGTGGTGCAGGCCACAGAGGGTGAAAGCCTTTTTCAAAAGCTCCTGGATGTGATGGAGAGTTCCTACAGGGAGCAGTTGGTGGATTCCAGAGAGGAGTTGGAGAAGCTTGTGGGAGAGGTGGAGTATTTGAGCGCAGGCAACCAATATCTCATCCGCTCCACCCTCGGGCGCATAGAGGGAGCCATAGAGCTTCTCACAGGCTGGGAGAGCAGGGGCTTTAGTCACTACACCATGGAGGGGAGGCTTGAGGCCTCAGGCCTCTCCAAGAGTACATTGCTTCAAGAGGCTTGA
- the fliW gene encoding flagellar assembly protein FliW — protein sequence MIFETTRFGTIEVDEAKAVCFQEGLPGFPEARRFVLLQHSPESPFHWLQSMDDPALAFVVMDPLLLDENYLNAIPKESLAELNLEEAQGAAVLVIVNIQRANQSITANLMAPLVINPENRMGKQVILLGSGYEIRHTIMPEPQAQKQCRTNS from the coding sequence ATGATCTTTGAGACAACCAGATTCGGTACCATAGAGGTGGATGAGGCCAAGGCCGTCTGCTTCCAAGAAGGCCTTCCCGGGTTTCCTGAGGCCAGGAGGTTTGTGCTCTTGCAGCACTCCCCGGAAAGCCCATTTCACTGGCTGCAGAGCATGGATGATCCAGCCCTGGCTTTCGTGGTCATGGACCCATTGCTCCTGGATGAGAACTATCTCAACGCCATACCAAAGGAAAGCCTGGCAGAACTCAATCTGGAAGAAGCCCAGGGGGCTGCAGTCCTGGTCATAGTCAACATTCAAAGAGCAAATCAATCCATAACAGCCAATCTCATGGCCCCCCTTGTCATTAACCCCGAAAACAGAATGGGAAAGCAGGTCATTCTCCTGGGCTCGGGTTATGAAATAAGGCACACCATCATGCCAGAGCCTCAAGCTCAAAAACAATGCCGCACTAACAGCTAA
- a CDS encoding glycosyltransferase family 2 protein produces the protein MKRKNALNKKKKNPKQGLEHRVSLVLLGKSPTVPKLLGGLPLFRIQEAHLWPLAGMRNPGDAQAHTGLEVASFTPFSSIQTPWVLLMEEGEEMDPRGLDILRELVFQEPSCVWELAVELILEDKDLSDFEWVTTPDLVGILGSKGRSHHQLEPRLFPQEALRMAWPEQAEAMERRIAPITIRKRTSDTNENSLRQKISDLSLFVDGHFRHFDDTRFCPHFQWPWTSYLTMRYEHIPAVEKGILQGWGNSEMAAQALSYLIRFGHYSQAFELWKKIPKAWCENNPLLPQMAALAALASGRFSEAEQLLVDQKEIAGFSSSVKFNMAKMMLVLGRDEEALECLKDLVAQASSSGKDISEAKKLAFLIEANEKKRASLTLCILARDEEKFIENCISSIGGLAEEILVVDTGSRDRTKEIAISLGARVEEFPWGGDFSEARNFALEKATGQYVFMLDADEYISPEHLLNLHVLKALLPLKEPRAFRVPIAHIQTRHNWLVFVRAINPKLEKEAVRIFPRIDGVGYRGKIEEEIEPSLAEKGIPIANVAASDLTVFHDPFSRADRVRRKLNIYDTITQPDLKVALAAVGDHASAGDTEGLLRWLWLLHERFGQESVVLPFCLNLARFLEKVDVSRAEGLYRELLGLPSAPPEALLGLAGLLARSGRMDELQELDWEKAEGKELGAVQKTDLLSYKALVAVLEGDLEKASDMMESALGLNPASLLAQAVKFLILLGVKELEGSLIALWDMAGVLQISLETREQGLECLVEMIERVSRGLLDRGLIAENRVLLAGAEILESILLSEVHKQGSASLGR, from the coding sequence ATGAAAAGGAAAAATGCTCTGAACAAGAAGAAAAAGAACCCCAAGCAGGGTCTTGAGCACAGGGTGAGCCTGGTTCTACTGGGCAAGAGCCCCACAGTGCCCAAACTGCTTGGGGGCCTGCCTCTCTTTAGGATCCAGGAGGCTCATTTGTGGCCCCTTGCAGGAATGAGAAATCCCGGAGACGCTCAGGCACATACCGGATTGGAGGTAGCTTCTTTCACTCCATTTAGCTCCATACAGACTCCATGGGTCTTGCTCATGGAGGAAGGCGAGGAAATGGACCCGAGGGGCCTGGATATCCTGAGAGAGCTGGTCTTCCAGGAACCTTCCTGTGTATGGGAGCTGGCCGTAGAGCTTATCTTGGAAGACAAGGACCTCTCTGATTTTGAATGGGTCACCACCCCTGATCTGGTCGGGATTCTGGGAAGCAAGGGCAGGTCTCATCACCAGCTTGAGCCTCGTCTCTTCCCTCAAGAGGCCTTGAGAATGGCTTGGCCCGAGCAAGCAGAAGCAATGGAGAGAAGGATTGCCCCGATCACCATAAGAAAAAGAACCTCTGACACCAATGAAAACTCACTCAGGCAAAAAATTTCTGACCTAAGCCTGTTCGTAGATGGGCACTTCCGCCACTTTGATGACACCCGCTTCTGTCCTCACTTTCAGTGGCCTTGGACCAGCTATCTGACCATGCGTTACGAGCATATCCCGGCAGTAGAGAAGGGGATCTTGCAGGGCTGGGGAAACTCCGAGATGGCGGCTCAGGCCCTTTCATATCTGATACGCTTCGGACATTACAGCCAGGCATTTGAACTGTGGAAAAAAATTCCCAAGGCATGGTGTGAGAACAACCCTCTTTTGCCTCAAATGGCAGCCCTTGCAGCACTGGCCTCAGGGCGATTCTCAGAGGCAGAACAGCTTCTTGTGGATCAAAAGGAGATCGCCGGATTTTCTTCCAGCGTGAAGTTTAACATGGCCAAGATGATGCTGGTGCTTGGCCGGGATGAGGAGGCGCTTGAGTGCTTGAAGGATCTGGTGGCTCAGGCCAGCTCCAGCGGGAAAGATATTTCCGAAGCAAAGAAACTGGCCTTCCTCATAGAGGCAAACGAGAAAAAAAGGGCCAGTCTCACCTTGTGCATCTTGGCTCGCGACGAGGAAAAATTCATTGAGAACTGTATCTCTTCCATAGGAGGCTTGGCTGAAGAGATACTGGTGGTGGACACAGGCTCAAGGGATAGAACCAAGGAAATAGCCATTTCTCTCGGAGCCAGGGTAGAGGAATTCCCATGGGGGGGTGATTTTTCAGAGGCTCGCAACTTTGCACTAGAAAAGGCTACCGGCCAATATGTGTTCATGCTTGATGCGGACGAATACATTTCCCCTGAACATCTCTTGAATCTCCATGTTCTGAAAGCGCTGTTGCCCCTTAAGGAACCGCGGGCCTTTCGGGTTCCCATAGCTCACATACAGACCCGTCATAACTGGCTGGTTTTTGTGAGGGCCATCAACCCAAAACTGGAAAAAGAAGCTGTGCGGATTTTTCCAAGGATTGATGGAGTTGGATACAGGGGAAAGATAGAAGAGGAGATCGAGCCATCCCTGGCGGAGAAGGGAATTCCCATAGCCAATGTGGCAGCCTCGGATCTGACTGTTTTCCACGATCCCTTTTCCAGGGCGGATAGAGTAAGGCGCAAGTTGAATATCTACGACACCATCACCCAGCCTGATCTCAAAGTGGCGCTGGCTGCGGTGGGGGATCATGCCTCCGCAGGGGACACCGAAGGGTTGCTCAGATGGTTGTGGCTGCTGCATGAGCGGTTCGGGCAGGAAAGTGTTGTCTTGCCCTTTTGCCTGAATCTGGCCCGTTTTCTGGAAAAGGTGGATGTGAGCCGGGCAGAGGGCCTCTACAGGGAGCTTCTTGGTTTGCCATCAGCGCCGCCAGAGGCTCTCTTGGGCCTTGCGGGTCTTCTGGCAAGGTCAGGGAGAATGGATGAGCTTCAGGAGCTTGATTGGGAAAAGGCAGAAGGCAAGGAACTGGGGGCTGTACAAAAAACGGATCTCTTGAGTTACAAGGCGCTAGTGGCAGTCCTTGAGGGGGACCTGGAAAAGGCTTCGGACATGATGGAGTCCGCCCTGGGCTTGAATCCAGCTTCGCTTTTGGCTCAGGCGGTCAAGTTTCTTATCCTTCTTGGGGTCAAAGAACTGGAAGGCTCCCTTATTGCACTTTGGGATATGGCCGGAGTTCTTCAAATCTCCTTGGAGACCAGGGAGCAAGGTTTGGAGTGCTTGGTGGAGATGATTGAAAGGGTAAGCAGAGGGCTTTTGGATCGCGGGCTTATTGCCGAAAACAGGGTCCTTCTGGCTGGGGCCGAGATTTTGGAGAGCATTCTCTTGTCAGAGGTCCACAAGCAAGGGAGCGCCTCTCTTGGGAGATGA
- the flgL gene encoding flagellar hook-associated protein FlgL, producing MRVSQKLLMESTYSQLNRAGEGLLKLLQQASTGKRVLNASDDPISALRIMEMKNELSRIDPAKRKIEYVKSWLSLSESALQNMEEVLVRAKEIALSQGSATANSQTRASAAVEVRQLYDHILALANTRLGDRYIFGGTQTLVVPVERDDDYQASFNGNQESIQVDVGLGRTVAMNVEITGVLRDNQVLETLRGLITALESNDAQAVTQSLDGLEQGHDALLALRGEVGSRIRSIESNAENLSDLELNLQGTLSDYQDADMAKLLTDLANQQTAYEAALRTTAMITRLSLIEFLS from the coding sequence GTGCGGGTAAGCCAAAAGCTTCTGATGGAGTCCACTTACAGCCAGCTTAATCGGGCAGGAGAGGGGCTTCTCAAACTGCTCCAGCAGGCCTCCACGGGAAAGAGGGTCTTGAATGCCTCGGACGATCCCATTTCGGCCTTGCGCATCATGGAAATGAAAAACGAACTTTCCAGAATAGATCCTGCCAAGCGAAAGATCGAATACGTGAAATCCTGGCTCTCCTTGAGCGAGTCCGCCCTGCAGAACATGGAGGAAGTCCTTGTGAGGGCCAAGGAGATAGCCCTTTCCCAAGGCAGTGCCACGGCCAACAGTCAAACCCGGGCCAGCGCAGCGGTGGAGGTCAGACAACTCTATGACCATATATTGGCCCTGGCCAATACCAGGCTGGGAGACAGGTACATTTTCGGAGGTACACAGACCCTTGTGGTGCCTGTTGAGAGGGACGATGATTATCAGGCTTCCTTCAACGGGAACCAGGAGTCCATCCAGGTGGATGTGGGCCTGGGCAGGACAGTGGCCATGAACGTGGAAATAACTGGGGTCCTGAGGGACAACCAGGTTCTGGAAACGCTGCGGGGGCTTATCACAGCCCTGGAGAGCAACGATGCCCAGGCCGTGACTCAAAGCTTGGACGGCCTGGAGCAAGGCCATGATGCGCTCTTGGCTCTCCGTGGAGAGGTGGGCTCCAGGATCAGGTCCATAGAGTCCAATGCCGAGAATCTTTCAGACCTGGAGTTGAACCTGCAGGGAACCCTCTCGGATTACCAGGATGCTGATATGGCCAAGCTTCTCACAGACCTGGCCAACCAGCAGACAGCTTACGAGGCAGCTCTCAGGACTACGGCTATGATAACCAGGTTGAGTTTGATAGAGTTTCTGAGCTGA
- a CDS encoding N-acetylneuraminate synthase family protein, giving the protein MAHFSLSHRAQILGAQRNLLAEGQLKTRIVADIGSNHLGNMAIAEAMVSAAAEVGVDMVKFQSWQASKLRPDFPDYQATFARHLSTELSDEDHYRLVNFCRQKGVEFLTTCFDLDRVEFLADLGLRTIKVASPDCASFRLLNRLMEKFEHLIISTGMSTDEEVERMIRHTRGHKVTVLHCVSLYPTPLDKVNLERMNWLRSFGVEVGFSDHSLGVEASMLAISMGAQMVEKHFTLSRRLPGKDQAVSGTPEEFAQLVAWAALVEQMKGQAHPGMSEEELKLRALYVGKWGDNK; this is encoded by the coding sequence TTGGCACATTTCTCGCTTTCTCACAGAGCACAGATTCTGGGAGCGCAAAGAAACCTGTTAGCCGAGGGGCAGTTGAAGACCCGCATTGTTGCCGACATAGGTTCGAATCACCTGGGAAACATGGCCATAGCTGAAGCCATGGTGTCTGCAGCCGCCGAGGTGGGTGTGGACATGGTCAAATTTCAGTCCTGGCAGGCCAGCAAGCTCAGGCCTGATTTTCCTGATTACCAGGCAACTTTTGCCAGGCACCTCTCCACAGAGCTTTCGGACGAAGACCACTATCGCCTGGTGAATTTCTGTCGCCAAAAGGGAGTGGAGTTTCTTACAACCTGCTTTGATCTGGATAGGGTCGAGTTTCTTGCGGATTTGGGCCTCAGGACCATCAAGGTGGCAAGCCCCGACTGTGCCAGTTTTCGCCTTCTGAATCGACTCATGGAGAAGTTCGAGCACCTTATCATCTCAACCGGGATGTCCACAGATGAGGAGGTGGAAAGGATGATAAGGCATACCCGGGGACACAAGGTAACGGTGCTCCACTGTGTTTCCCTCTATCCCACCCCCTTGGACAAGGTCAACCTGGAGCGTATGAATTGGCTTAGATCTTTTGGGGTGGAGGTGGGGTTTTCTGACCATAGCCTGGGAGTGGAGGCTTCCATGTTGGCCATAAGCATGGGTGCCCAGATGGTGGAAAAGCACTTCACCTTGAGCCGCAGGCTTCCGGGCAAGGATCAAGCTGTTTCCGGCACTCCAGAGGAATTCGCCCAGTTGGTGGCATGGGCAGCTTTGGTGGAACAAATGAAGGGACAGGCTCATCCGGGCATGTCAGAAGAGGAACTGAAGCTCAGGGCTCTGTACGTGGGGAAATGGGGAGACAACAAATGA